One region of Nothobranchius furzeri strain GRZ-AD chromosome 16, NfurGRZ-RIMD1, whole genome shotgun sequence genomic DNA includes:
- the l3mbtl2 gene encoding lethal(3)malignant brain tumor-like protein 2 isoform X1 → MTYQCVAYGCGKTAEDGVTLFKFPKDPDEFHKWEKQVQRTRAQWVATPYSHLCSDHFGKEYFEGKFPTGVLKLRPGAAPTVFVRPHCLSCKNSSCKSCLPAIQCRSFTTEMTEHSISGENKEMTLEFDNDNEESGPRTKNEDDHSVICEMCGTRGTFSTFFSKSKRFCSRSCSRSYSSNSKRSSILARLQGRSLSKKATVLKKVNQVSSDPTAVHASSGFDWGPYLEKETSLAASVSCFAHAPLSDYWDSIFVGMKVEVLNTNAILPSKVYWVATVIHVAGYKALLRYEGFEHDSSQDFWCSLVSGELNPIGWCTMTSKLLVPPRDVKNIPDWKEYLMKKLVGATTLPVDFYVKLSESMKPTFKVGMRVEMVDPRHLSRTRVASVDTIIGGRLQLVYVDRTDVPENAAANFWCHMKSPLVHPLGWSKKVGHPIKASALGGVKSNPENSFLLFQRPRVVYMGDRFFEEGMKLEAIDPLNLGNICVATVQKVLLDGYLMVGIDATTSTSGSNLFCYHASSHAILPINFCKKNSITLTVPRGYDAQTFNWETYLKETKAEAAPARLFNTDYPGHGFSPNLKLEAVDLMEPRLVCVATVKRCVGRLLLIHFDGWDDEFDQWIDHQSPDIYPAGWCELVGYQLQLPPGTVHLTENQVVRNKKTKPFVYRRKKKRRVFRKQISQDPKSHQENQLAGDTNTTTDDSQSRCPAAPLVQLKAEPEEREIVRVQVKVEEMETLINPPDQPQKVSQCEVKQEKAEQMIQSGHQVPEQSPLADMIHQTAEKRETAENGGEHKGQAERS, encoded by the exons ATGACCTACCAGTGTGTGGCCTATGGATGTGGAAAAACCGCTGAGGATGGAGTGACTCTGTTTAAATTCCCTAAAGATCCAGATGAATTTCACAAGTGGGAGAAGCAGGTTCAGCGAACCCGAGCCCAGTGGGTCGCAACACCTTACTCCCACCTTTGTAGCGATCATTTTGGTAAGGAGTATTTTGAGGGAAAGTTTCCCACAGGGGTCCTGAAGCTAAGGCCGGGAGCTGCTCCTACAGTATTTGTCCGTCCACATTGTTTGTCTTGCAAAAACTCAAGCTGCAAAAGCTGCCTACCTGCTATCCAGTGTCGGAGCTTTACAACAGAAATGACAGAGCACAGCATCAGT GGTGAAAACAAAGAAATGACCCTGGAGTTTGATAATGATAATGAAGAGTCTGGTCCCAGAACAAAAAATGAAGATGATCACTCAG TGATCTGTGAGATGTGTGGGACACGTGGAACTTTTAGCACTTTTTTTTCAAAATCAAAACGTTTCTGCAGCAGATCGTGTTCACGCTCTTATTCATCCAACTCAAAGAGGTCATCCATACTGGCACGCTTGCAG GGGAGGTCTCTTTCTAAAAAAGCCACTGTGCTGAAAAAGGTGAACCAAGTCTCTTCAGATCCAACAGCAGTGCATG CATCTTCTGGGTTTGATTGGGGCCCCTACTTGGAAAAAGAAACATCTCTGGCTGCATCTGTCTCCTGCTTTGCACAT GCTCCTCTGAGTGATTACTGGGATAGCATCTTTGTTGGGATGAAGGTGGAGGTCCTTAACACAAACGCCATTCTTCCCAGTAAGGTTTACTGGGTTGCTACTGTCATCCACGTAGCAG GATACAAAGCTCTGCTGAGATATGAGGGGTTTGAACACGACAGCTCACAGGATTTCTGGTGTAGCTTGGTTTCAGGAGAGCTGAACCCAATTGGGTGGTGCACCATGACGAGCAAGCTGCTGGTGCCACCGCGGG ATGTGAAGAACATCCCAGACTGGAAGGAATATCTAATGAAGAAGCTGGTGGGGGCCACCACACTACCTGTTGACTTCTACGTGAAG CTGTCAGAGAGCATGAAGCCCACTTTCAAAGTAGGCATGCGTGTGGAGATGGTGGATCCCAGACACTTGAGCCGGACCCGGGTCGCCTCCGTCGACACCATCATTGGTGGCCGTCTTCAGCTGGTGTATGTCGACCGAACCGACGTCCCTGAAAACGCCGCTGCCAACTTTTGGTGCCACATGAAGAGTCCCCTGGTCCACCCTCTGGGCTGGTCCAAGAAAGTGGGTCATCCCATCAAAGCATCTG CTTTGGGTGGTGTGAAAAGTAATCCTGAGAACTCCTTCCTTCTCTTCCAAAGG CCCAGAGTCGTCTACATGGGGGACCGTTTTTTTGAGGAAGGAATGAAACTAGAAGCCATCGATCCTCTCAACTTGGGAAACATCTGTGTTGCTACGGTCCAAAAG GTGCTGCTGGACGGTTACCTGATGGTTGGTATTGATGCTACCACATCAACCAGCGGTTCTAACCTGTTTTGTTACCACGCTTCTTCTCACGCCATTCTACCAATTAACTTCtgcaagaaaaacagcatcaccCTCACTGTACCTCGGG GTTATGATGCCCAGACTTTCAACTGGGAAACGTACCTGAAGGAGACTAAAGCTGAAGCAGCACCAGCCAGACTGTTCAACACT GACTACCCAGGTCACGGTTTCTCCCCCAACCTGAAGCTGGAAGCAGTGGACCTGATGGAGCCTCGGTTGGTGTGCGTGGCCACAGTAAAGCGCTGCGTGGGCCGCCTCCTGCTCATCCACTTTGACGGCTGGGATGATGAGTTTGACCAGTGGATCGACCACCAGTCCCCAGACATCTACCCGGCTGGCTGGTGTGAGCTAGTGGGCTACCAGCTCCAGCTTCCTCCTGGAACCG TTCATTTAACTGAAAACCAGGTGGTACGGAACAAGAAAACCAAGCCCTTCGTGTACCGCCGGAAAAAGA AGAGGAGAGTGTTCAGGAAACAAATATCTCAGGATCCAAAATCCCATCAGGAAAATCAGCTGGCTGGTGATACGAATACGACCACTGACGATTCTCAAAGCCGATGTCCAGCGGCGCCGCTCGTCCAGCTGAAGGCTGaaccagaggagagagaga TCGTTAGAGTGCAGGTGAAGGTGGAGGAGATGGAGACCCTTATCAACCCCCCAGACCAGCCTCAAAAAGTCTCGCAGTGTGAAGTGAAACAAGAGAAGGCCGAGCAGATGATCCAGTCGGGACATCAGGTGCCAGAGCAGAGCCCACTGGCAGACATGATCCATCAGACCGCAGAGAAAAGAGAAACAGCAGAAAATGGAGGCGAGCATAAAGGACAAGCTGAGCggagttaa
- the l3mbtl2 gene encoding lethal(3)malignant brain tumor-like protein 2 isoform X2 produces MTYQCVAYGCGKTAEDGVTLFKFPKDPDEFHKWEKQVQRTRAQWVATPYSHLCSDHFGKEYFEGKFPTGVLKLRPGAAPTVFVRPHCLSCKNSSCKSCLPAIQCRSFTTEMTEHSISGENKEMTLEFDNDNEESGPRTKNEDDHSVICEMCGTRGTFSTFFSKSKRFCSRSCSRSYSSNSKRSSILARLQGRSLSKKATVLKKVNQVSSDPTAVHASSGFDWGPYLEKETSLAASVSCFAHAPLSDYWDSIFVGMKVEVLNTNAILPSKVYWVATVIHVAGYKALLRYEGFEHDSSQDFWCSLVSGELNPIGWCTMTSKLLVPPRDVKNIPDWKEYLMKKLVGATTLPVDFYVKLSESMKPTFKVGMRVEMVDPRHLSRTRVASVDTIIGGRLQLVYVDRTDVPENAAANFWCHMKSPLVHPLGWSKKVGHPIKASALGGVKSNPENSFLLFQRPRVVYMGDRFFEEGMKLEAIDPLNLGNICVATVQKVLLDGYLMVGIDATTSTSGSNLFCYHASSHAILPINFCKKNSITLTVPRGYDAQTFNWETYLKETKAEAAPARLFNTDYPGHGFSPNLKLEAVDLMEPRLVCVATVKRCVGRLLLIHFDGWDDEFDQWIDHQSPDIYPAGWCELVGYQLQLPPGTERRVFRKQISQDPKSHQENQLAGDTNTTTDDSQSRCPAAPLVQLKAEPEEREIVRVQVKVEEMETLINPPDQPQKVSQCEVKQEKAEQMIQSGHQVPEQSPLADMIHQTAEKRETAENGGEHKGQAERS; encoded by the exons ATGACCTACCAGTGTGTGGCCTATGGATGTGGAAAAACCGCTGAGGATGGAGTGACTCTGTTTAAATTCCCTAAAGATCCAGATGAATTTCACAAGTGGGAGAAGCAGGTTCAGCGAACCCGAGCCCAGTGGGTCGCAACACCTTACTCCCACCTTTGTAGCGATCATTTTGGTAAGGAGTATTTTGAGGGAAAGTTTCCCACAGGGGTCCTGAAGCTAAGGCCGGGAGCTGCTCCTACAGTATTTGTCCGTCCACATTGTTTGTCTTGCAAAAACTCAAGCTGCAAAAGCTGCCTACCTGCTATCCAGTGTCGGAGCTTTACAACAGAAATGACAGAGCACAGCATCAGT GGTGAAAACAAAGAAATGACCCTGGAGTTTGATAATGATAATGAAGAGTCTGGTCCCAGAACAAAAAATGAAGATGATCACTCAG TGATCTGTGAGATGTGTGGGACACGTGGAACTTTTAGCACTTTTTTTTCAAAATCAAAACGTTTCTGCAGCAGATCGTGTTCACGCTCTTATTCATCCAACTCAAAGAGGTCATCCATACTGGCACGCTTGCAG GGGAGGTCTCTTTCTAAAAAAGCCACTGTGCTGAAAAAGGTGAACCAAGTCTCTTCAGATCCAACAGCAGTGCATG CATCTTCTGGGTTTGATTGGGGCCCCTACTTGGAAAAAGAAACATCTCTGGCTGCATCTGTCTCCTGCTTTGCACAT GCTCCTCTGAGTGATTACTGGGATAGCATCTTTGTTGGGATGAAGGTGGAGGTCCTTAACACAAACGCCATTCTTCCCAGTAAGGTTTACTGGGTTGCTACTGTCATCCACGTAGCAG GATACAAAGCTCTGCTGAGATATGAGGGGTTTGAACACGACAGCTCACAGGATTTCTGGTGTAGCTTGGTTTCAGGAGAGCTGAACCCAATTGGGTGGTGCACCATGACGAGCAAGCTGCTGGTGCCACCGCGGG ATGTGAAGAACATCCCAGACTGGAAGGAATATCTAATGAAGAAGCTGGTGGGGGCCACCACACTACCTGTTGACTTCTACGTGAAG CTGTCAGAGAGCATGAAGCCCACTTTCAAAGTAGGCATGCGTGTGGAGATGGTGGATCCCAGACACTTGAGCCGGACCCGGGTCGCCTCCGTCGACACCATCATTGGTGGCCGTCTTCAGCTGGTGTATGTCGACCGAACCGACGTCCCTGAAAACGCCGCTGCCAACTTTTGGTGCCACATGAAGAGTCCCCTGGTCCACCCTCTGGGCTGGTCCAAGAAAGTGGGTCATCCCATCAAAGCATCTG CTTTGGGTGGTGTGAAAAGTAATCCTGAGAACTCCTTCCTTCTCTTCCAAAGG CCCAGAGTCGTCTACATGGGGGACCGTTTTTTTGAGGAAGGAATGAAACTAGAAGCCATCGATCCTCTCAACTTGGGAAACATCTGTGTTGCTACGGTCCAAAAG GTGCTGCTGGACGGTTACCTGATGGTTGGTATTGATGCTACCACATCAACCAGCGGTTCTAACCTGTTTTGTTACCACGCTTCTTCTCACGCCATTCTACCAATTAACTTCtgcaagaaaaacagcatcaccCTCACTGTACCTCGGG GTTATGATGCCCAGACTTTCAACTGGGAAACGTACCTGAAGGAGACTAAAGCTGAAGCAGCACCAGCCAGACTGTTCAACACT GACTACCCAGGTCACGGTTTCTCCCCCAACCTGAAGCTGGAAGCAGTGGACCTGATGGAGCCTCGGTTGGTGTGCGTGGCCACAGTAAAGCGCTGCGTGGGCCGCCTCCTGCTCATCCACTTTGACGGCTGGGATGATGAGTTTGACCAGTGGATCGACCACCAGTCCCCAGACATCTACCCGGCTGGCTGGTGTGAGCTAGTGGGCTACCAGCTCCAGCTTCCTCCTGGAACCG AGAGGAGAGTGTTCAGGAAACAAATATCTCAGGATCCAAAATCCCATCAGGAAAATCAGCTGGCTGGTGATACGAATACGACCACTGACGATTCTCAAAGCCGATGTCCAGCGGCGCCGCTCGTCCAGCTGAAGGCTGaaccagaggagagagaga TCGTTAGAGTGCAGGTGAAGGTGGAGGAGATGGAGACCCTTATCAACCCCCCAGACCAGCCTCAAAAAGTCTCGCAGTGTGAAGTGAAACAAGAGAAGGCCGAGCAGATGATCCAGTCGGGACATCAGGTGCCAGAGCAGAGCCCACTGGCAGACATGATCCATCAGACCGCAGAGAAAAGAGAAACAGCAGAAAATGGAGGCGAGCATAAAGGACAAGCTGAGCggagttaa
- the l3mbtl2 gene encoding lethal(3)malignant brain tumor-like protein 2 isoform X3 has translation MFFTCCVDDCFTTKEKGVIFHRFPLNNPERLRQWLLSLDMDVNTPLYILNKLSVCYKHFLSSDYYASPDPRNPDQVLRTSAIPFRSIRNPISEGRSLSKKATVLKKVNQVSSDPTAVHASSGFDWGPYLEKETSLAASVSCFAHAPLSDYWDSIFVGMKVEVLNTNAILPSKVYWVATVIHVAGYKALLRYEGFEHDSSQDFWCSLVSGELNPIGWCTMTSKLLVPPRDVKNIPDWKEYLMKKLVGATTLPVDFYVKLSESMKPTFKVGMRVEMVDPRHLSRTRVASVDTIIGGRLQLVYVDRTDVPENAAANFWCHMKSPLVHPLGWSKKVGHPIKASALGGVKSNPENSFLLFQRPRVVYMGDRFFEEGMKLEAIDPLNLGNICVATVQKVLLDGYLMVGIDATTSTSGSNLFCYHASSHAILPINFCKKNSITLTVPRGYDAQTFNWETYLKETKAEAAPARLFNTDYPGHGFSPNLKLEAVDLMEPRLVCVATVKRCVGRLLLIHFDGWDDEFDQWIDHQSPDIYPAGWCELVGYQLQLPPGTVHLTENQVVRNKKTKPFVYRRKKKRRVFRKQISQDPKSHQENQLAGDTNTTTDDSQSRCPAAPLVQLKAEPEEREIVRVQVKVEEMETLINPPDQPQKVSQCEVKQEKAEQMIQSGHQVPEQSPLADMIHQTAEKRETAENGGEHKGQAERS, from the exons ATGTTTTTTACGTGCTGTGTGGATGACTGTTTCACCACGAAAGAAAAGGGAGTAATTTTTCACCGCTTTCCTTTGAACAACCCGGAGCGACTGAGACAATGGCTGTTGTCGCTGGACATGGATGTAAACACCCCCCTCTACATCCTAAACAAACTCTCCGTCTGCTACAAGCATTTCCTCTCCAGTGACTACTACGCCTCACCCGATCCTAGGAACCCCGACCAAGTCCTCAGAACCAGCGCCATACCGTTCCGGTCCATTCGGAACCCCATCTCAGAG GGGAGGTCTCTTTCTAAAAAAGCCACTGTGCTGAAAAAGGTGAACCAAGTCTCTTCAGATCCAACAGCAGTGCATG CATCTTCTGGGTTTGATTGGGGCCCCTACTTGGAAAAAGAAACATCTCTGGCTGCATCTGTCTCCTGCTTTGCACAT GCTCCTCTGAGTGATTACTGGGATAGCATCTTTGTTGGGATGAAGGTGGAGGTCCTTAACACAAACGCCATTCTTCCCAGTAAGGTTTACTGGGTTGCTACTGTCATCCACGTAGCAG GATACAAAGCTCTGCTGAGATATGAGGGGTTTGAACACGACAGCTCACAGGATTTCTGGTGTAGCTTGGTTTCAGGAGAGCTGAACCCAATTGGGTGGTGCACCATGACGAGCAAGCTGCTGGTGCCACCGCGGG ATGTGAAGAACATCCCAGACTGGAAGGAATATCTAATGAAGAAGCTGGTGGGGGCCACCACACTACCTGTTGACTTCTACGTGAAG CTGTCAGAGAGCATGAAGCCCACTTTCAAAGTAGGCATGCGTGTGGAGATGGTGGATCCCAGACACTTGAGCCGGACCCGGGTCGCCTCCGTCGACACCATCATTGGTGGCCGTCTTCAGCTGGTGTATGTCGACCGAACCGACGTCCCTGAAAACGCCGCTGCCAACTTTTGGTGCCACATGAAGAGTCCCCTGGTCCACCCTCTGGGCTGGTCCAAGAAAGTGGGTCATCCCATCAAAGCATCTG CTTTGGGTGGTGTGAAAAGTAATCCTGAGAACTCCTTCCTTCTCTTCCAAAGG CCCAGAGTCGTCTACATGGGGGACCGTTTTTTTGAGGAAGGAATGAAACTAGAAGCCATCGATCCTCTCAACTTGGGAAACATCTGTGTTGCTACGGTCCAAAAG GTGCTGCTGGACGGTTACCTGATGGTTGGTATTGATGCTACCACATCAACCAGCGGTTCTAACCTGTTTTGTTACCACGCTTCTTCTCACGCCATTCTACCAATTAACTTCtgcaagaaaaacagcatcaccCTCACTGTACCTCGGG GTTATGATGCCCAGACTTTCAACTGGGAAACGTACCTGAAGGAGACTAAAGCTGAAGCAGCACCAGCCAGACTGTTCAACACT GACTACCCAGGTCACGGTTTCTCCCCCAACCTGAAGCTGGAAGCAGTGGACCTGATGGAGCCTCGGTTGGTGTGCGTGGCCACAGTAAAGCGCTGCGTGGGCCGCCTCCTGCTCATCCACTTTGACGGCTGGGATGATGAGTTTGACCAGTGGATCGACCACCAGTCCCCAGACATCTACCCGGCTGGCTGGTGTGAGCTAGTGGGCTACCAGCTCCAGCTTCCTCCTGGAACCG TTCATTTAACTGAAAACCAGGTGGTACGGAACAAGAAAACCAAGCCCTTCGTGTACCGCCGGAAAAAGA AGAGGAGAGTGTTCAGGAAACAAATATCTCAGGATCCAAAATCCCATCAGGAAAATCAGCTGGCTGGTGATACGAATACGACCACTGACGATTCTCAAAGCCGATGTCCAGCGGCGCCGCTCGTCCAGCTGAAGGCTGaaccagaggagagagaga TCGTTAGAGTGCAGGTGAAGGTGGAGGAGATGGAGACCCTTATCAACCCCCCAGACCAGCCTCAAAAAGTCTCGCAGTGTGAAGTGAAACAAGAGAAGGCCGAGCAGATGATCCAGTCGGGACATCAGGTGCCAGAGCAGAGCCCACTGGCAGACATGATCCATCAGACCGCAGAGAAAAGAGAAACAGCAGAAAATGGAGGCGAGCATAAAGGACAAGCTGAGCggagttaa